From the Serratia nematodiphila DZ0503SBS1 genome, one window contains:
- the fliH gene encoding flagellar assembly protein FliH, producing MSDRINTLPWQPWSLNDLGEQKPVLDLPPLPELELDDPSPDAQAELQQQLATLRLQAEQQGQQLGYADGQQKGYEAGFQSGLEEGRQQGLLEAQQQQQPLTAHWQQLVTEFQHTLDALDSVIASRLMQLALTAAKQVLGQPPVCDGTALLAQIQQLIQQEPMFNGKPQLRVHPDDYPRVEQQLGVTLSLHGWRLLADGELHPGGCKVSAEEGDLDASLATRWHELCRLAAPGEV from the coding sequence ATGTCTGATCGCATTAACACCCTGCCCTGGCAGCCCTGGTCGCTCAACGATTTGGGCGAACAGAAACCGGTTCTCGACCTGCCGCCATTGCCGGAGCTCGAACTTGACGATCCGTCGCCGGACGCGCAGGCCGAATTGCAGCAGCAGCTGGCGACGCTGCGCCTGCAGGCGGAGCAACAGGGCCAGCAACTGGGCTATGCCGACGGCCAGCAGAAAGGTTACGAGGCCGGTTTTCAGTCCGGTCTGGAGGAAGGCCGCCAGCAGGGGCTGCTGGAAGCGCAGCAGCAGCAACAGCCGCTGACCGCTCACTGGCAGCAGTTGGTCACCGAATTCCAGCACACGCTGGACGCGCTCGACAGCGTGATCGCGTCACGGTTGATGCAGTTGGCGTTGACCGCCGCCAAACAGGTGCTGGGCCAGCCGCCGGTGTGCGACGGCACCGCCCTGCTCGCGCAGATCCAACAGCTGATTCAGCAGGAGCCGATGTTCAACGGCAAGCCGCAGCTGCGGGTCCACCCGGACGACTACCCACGCGTCGAGCAGCAGTTGGGGGTTACCCTCAGCCTGCACGGCTGGCGCCTGCTGGCGGACGGCGAACTGCATCCGGGCGGCTGCAAGGTCAGCGCCGAGGAAGGCGATCTCGACGCCAGCCTGGCGACGCGCTGGCATGAACTGTGCCGCCTGGCGGCACCGGGAGAAGTCTGA